A single window of Syngnathus acus chromosome 23, fSynAcu1.2, whole genome shotgun sequence DNA harbors:
- the LOC119117448 gene encoding amphoterin-induced protein 2-like, whose translation MRVIASHLLSQSSVNPAAVALLLTLCLGFPPWTLTCPPGCICTSDIVSCSGCNLSRLPLDLPDYATRLDLSHNSLAAIPTDWTTRPFERLAALLLGRNRVGQIEANAFAVTPHLLHLDLSSNNLSELNSSIFTGLTQLRELLLFGNQIAQINPNSFSGLHSLVKLYLSGNRLTSLPVNLWDGGGPRNLTFLDVSANRLASLDVRTLLSLSQHGGIYLQGNPLRCDCALLALLEYWTWKQYRPLLDFKDDYPCRENVSPKVNCSLDEEVSNEAGSYRVDPGQWLWLTCPGFASPAVKDPAVFWVTPKTILSAAEPSAHLAVLPNGTLEIRGALLEDSGAYACVAARGRRYDPDASPEVNVVVGNMSSVAPSGLAHPGGGEHFNTAFTTLASCVVSIILVLLYLYLTPCRCRENRGGAPGGCGGRAIVLCSDPRELESGQRRSNGKRVAFLEPQMEDCDSTGAKSPVINTSQATTEGILKNGSRTVGQTLTDSALMV comes from the coding sequence ATGCGTGTCATCGCGTCGCATCTATTGAGCCAGAGCAGCGTCAACCCCGCGGCGGTGGCCCTGCTGCTCACACTGTGTCTCGGCTTCCCTCCTTGGACCCTCACGTGCCCGCCCGGCTGCATTTGCACTAGCGATATCGTTTCTTGCAGCGGCTGTAATCTATCCAGGCTACCCCTCGACCTCCCTGACTACGCCACCCGCTTAGACCTGAGCCACAATTCCCTCGCCGCCATTCCCACTGATTGGACAACGCGGCCGTTCGAGCGGCTCGCCGCTCTGCTCCTCGGCCGCAATCGCGTCGGCCAGATTGAAGCCAACGCTTTCGCCGTGACACCTCATCTCCTCCACTTGGACCTCTCATCCAACAATCTATCAGAGCTCAATTCGTCTATCTTTACCGGCCTGACGCAGCTCAGAGagctgctgctgtttggtAACCAGATTGCTCAAATCAATCCTAACTCCTTTAGTGGTCTCCATAGTCTGGTGAAACTCTACCTGTCTGGAAACAGactgacgtcacttcccgtaAATCTTTGGGATGGAGGTGGGCCTCGCAACTTGACCTTTCTCGACGTGTCAGCCAACAGGCTCGCCAGTTTGGATGTCCGCACTCTGCTTTCTCTGAGCCAACATGGCGGAATTTATTTGCAGGGAAACCCTCTTAGGTGTGACTGTGCTTTACTGGCTCTTCTTGAGTACTGGACGTGGAAGCAGTATCGCCCCCTGTTGGACTTTAAAGATGACTACCCGTGTAGGGAGAATGTAAGCCCCAAGGTGAATTGTAGCCTGGACGAAGAGGTGTCCAACGAGGCGGGAAGTTACCGAGTGGATCCGGGTCAATGGTTGTGGTTGACGTGCCCGGGCTTTGCTTCGCCGGCCGTGAAAGATCCAGCTGTGTTCTGGGTGACCCCTAAAACGATACTATCAGCAGCCGAGCCAAGCGCTCACCTCGCAGTCCTCCCTAATGGCACCTTGGAGATAAGAGGAGCGCTGTTGGAGGATTCCGGCGCATACGCATGCGTGGCAGCCCGCGGACGCCGCTACGACCCGGACGCATCTCCCGAGGTCAACGTGGTCGTGGGAAACATGAGCTCCGTCGCCCCCAGCGGCTTGGCCCATCCAGGCGGAGGCGAGCATTTCAATACGGCTTTCACCACCCTGGCTTCCTGCGTGGTCAGCATCATACTGGTGCTCCTCTACCTCTACCTGACGCCGTGTCGGTGCAGGGAGAACAGGGGCGGGGCCCCAGGAGGCTGCGGAGGACGAGCTATCGTCCTCTGTTCGGACCCCAGGGAACTTGAGTCGGGGCAGCGGAGGTCCAATGGAAAAAGGGTAGCGTTCCTAGAGCCCCAAATGGAGGACTGCGATAGCACTGGAGCAAAGTCACCGGTTATCAACACGAGTCAAGCTACCACTGAGGGAATTCTTAAAAATGGAAGCAGGACAGTGgggcagaccctcacagactCAGCCCTCATGGTATAG